The following are encoded in a window of Arthrobacter sp. NicSoilB4 genomic DNA:
- the dapD gene encoding 2,3,4,5-tetrahydropyridine-2,6-dicarboxylate N-succinyltransferase: MTETASSAVPADSRSAYGYGVATIATSNDAATVLDVWYPAPALGTAAENLRDVANADQSLLDIASTGADADRGTEQQVVFVQIHLDEAPADTADAYLRLHLLSHRLVQPNSINLDGIFGKLPNVVWTNFGPAAVEGFELTRARLRKRGAVTVYGVDKFPRMVDYVIPSGVRIADADRVRLGAHLAEGTTVMHEGFVNFNAGTLGTSMVEGRISAGVVTGDGSDVGGGASIMGTLSGGGKEKISLGERVLLGANSGVGISIGDDSVVEAGLYVTAGTRVRVVGAKDADGEDTTQIVKAVELSGVPNLLFRRNSSTGQVEVLPRKGQTVELNEALHAN, encoded by the coding sequence TGAAACCGCTTCTTCCGCTGTGCCCGCAGACTCCCGCTCGGCCTATGGCTATGGCGTCGCCACCATCGCCACCAGCAACGATGCAGCCACCGTGCTGGATGTCTGGTACCCGGCGCCGGCCCTCGGAACAGCGGCGGAGAACCTCCGCGACGTGGCCAACGCGGACCAGTCGCTGCTGGACATCGCCAGCACCGGCGCGGACGCCGACCGGGGCACCGAGCAGCAAGTCGTGTTCGTGCAGATCCACCTCGACGAAGCACCGGCAGACACTGCCGACGCCTATCTGCGCCTGCACCTGCTCTCGCACCGCCTGGTGCAGCCCAACAGCATCAACCTGGACGGGATCTTCGGCAAACTCCCCAACGTGGTGTGGACGAACTTCGGGCCCGCCGCCGTCGAGGGCTTCGAACTGACGCGCGCCCGGCTGCGCAAGCGCGGCGCCGTCACTGTCTACGGCGTAGACAAGTTCCCCCGCATGGTGGACTACGTCATCCCCTCCGGCGTGCGGATCGCTGACGCCGACCGGGTCCGCCTCGGCGCGCACCTGGCCGAAGGCACCACGGTCATGCATGAAGGCTTCGTGAACTTCAACGCGGGCACCCTTGGCACGTCCATGGTGGAAGGCCGCATCTCCGCCGGAGTCGTCACCGGTGACGGGTCCGACGTCGGCGGCGGCGCCTCGATCATGGGCACCCTGTCGGGCGGCGGCAAGGAAAAGATCTCCCTGGGCGAACGTGTGCTGCTGGGAGCCAACTCGGGCGTGGGCATCAGCATCGGCGACGACTCCGTCGTCGAAGCCGGGCTCTATGTCACGGCCGGAACCCGCGTCCGCGTCGTCGGGGCCAAGGACGCCGACGGCGAGGACACGACCCAGATCGTCAAGGCCGTCGAGCTGTCCGGTGTCCCCAACCTGCTCTTCCGCCGCAACTCCTCCACCGGTCAGGTCGAGGTCCTCCCGCGCAAGGGACAGACCGTCGAACTCAACGAGGCACTGCACGCCAACTAA
- a CDS encoding TetR family transcriptional regulator C-terminal domain-containing protein has protein sequence MPKFVDAGLRRQEVVEAVFRIVAADGLERASLREVADEAELAVGSVRHYFASSDELLTHSFGVVVDRIVGRLTAADERLAEAQPGTPEHRQAVLTLLGELLPLDDERAVDACVWMAFKNAARTKPFLAAEADRSHRAVAAIVGRLVMDLSSAADTDVAEDQQRLVTEAERLLATLDGLTMHALLQPEWMTAQMCGDVLESHLSGLGSHAGSH, from the coding sequence ATGCCCAAATTTGTCGACGCCGGATTGCGGCGCCAGGAAGTGGTCGAAGCGGTCTTCCGGATCGTCGCAGCAGACGGACTTGAAAGGGCTTCGCTCCGCGAAGTCGCGGACGAGGCGGAACTGGCCGTCGGATCGGTCCGGCATTACTTCGCCAGCAGCGATGAACTCCTGACCCACTCCTTCGGAGTCGTCGTCGACCGGATTGTCGGCCGGTTGACGGCTGCCGACGAGCGCCTCGCGGAGGCGCAGCCCGGCACCCCGGAACACCGCCAGGCCGTATTAACACTGCTGGGCGAGCTGCTGCCCCTGGACGACGAACGCGCGGTCGACGCCTGCGTGTGGATGGCGTTCAAGAACGCCGCCAGGACCAAACCGTTCCTGGCCGCGGAAGCAGACCGGAGCCACCGAGCCGTCGCTGCGATCGTCGGGAGGCTCGTGATGGACCTGTCGTCCGCCGCCGACACCGACGTGGCCGAGGACCAGCAGCGGTTGGTCACCGAGGCGGAGCGGCTGCTGGCAACCCTCGACGGGCTTACGATGCACGCCCTCCTGCAGCCCGAATGGATGACCGCGCAGATGTGCGGCGACGTGTTGGAGTCCCATCTCAGCGGACTGGGCAGCCACGCCGGCAGCCATTAA
- a CDS encoding citrate synthase: MTETTSATLRHAGGELVLPRIQVVEGNEGYDVSKLLKQTGAVAFDPGFMNTAATTSAITYIDGDAGVLRYRGYPIEQLAQHSSFLEVSYLLIYGNLPTATELEAFDQRIRHHTLLHEELKGFFSGFPRDAHPMPVLSSAVSALSTFYQDSLDPFNAEQVEVSTYRLLAKMPVIAAYALKKSIGQPMLYPDNSHNLVENFLRLSFGLPAEQYEVDPVVAKALDLLLILHADHEQNCSTSTVRLVGSSNANLFASVSAGINALFGPAHGGANEAVLKMLRQIQADGTKPEDYMEKVKNKEDGVRLMGFGHRVYKNYDPRAKIVKATAHEILTKLGGNDELLEIALRLEEKALNDDYFIQRKLYPNVDFYTGLIYKAMGFPEKMFTVLFAIGRLPGWIAQWREMISDPNTKIGRPRQLYIGEPERNYPSV, translated from the coding sequence ATGACTGAGACCACCAGCGCAACCCTGCGCCATGCCGGCGGCGAGCTCGTACTCCCGCGCATCCAGGTTGTAGAAGGGAACGAAGGCTACGACGTTTCCAAGCTGCTGAAGCAGACCGGTGCCGTGGCCTTTGACCCCGGCTTCATGAACACCGCGGCGACCACCTCCGCCATCACCTACATCGACGGCGACGCCGGTGTCCTGCGGTACCGCGGCTACCCGATCGAGCAGCTCGCCCAGCACTCGAGCTTCCTGGAAGTTTCCTACCTGCTGATCTATGGCAACCTGCCGACCGCCACGGAGCTGGAAGCTTTTGACCAGCGGATCCGCCACCACACGCTGCTGCACGAAGAGCTGAAGGGCTTCTTCAGCGGCTTCCCGCGTGACGCCCACCCGATGCCCGTGCTGTCCTCGGCCGTGTCGGCGCTGTCCACGTTCTACCAGGACTCGCTGGATCCCTTCAACGCCGAGCAGGTGGAGGTCTCCACCTACCGGCTGTTGGCCAAGATGCCGGTCATCGCGGCCTACGCCCTGAAGAAGAGCATCGGCCAGCCCATGCTCTACCCGGACAACTCCCACAACCTCGTGGAGAACTTCCTGCGGCTGAGCTTCGGCCTGCCGGCCGAGCAGTACGAGGTGGATCCGGTGGTCGCCAAGGCCCTGGACCTGCTGCTCATCCTGCACGCAGACCACGAGCAGAACTGCTCCACCTCCACGGTCCGGCTGGTCGGCTCCTCCAACGCGAACCTCTTCGCCTCCGTTTCCGCCGGCATCAACGCGCTCTTCGGCCCCGCCCACGGCGGTGCCAACGAGGCCGTGCTGAAGATGCTGCGCCAGATCCAGGCCGACGGCACCAAGCCCGAGGACTACATGGAGAAGGTCAAGAACAAGGAAGACGGCGTCCGCCTCATGGGCTTCGGGCACCGCGTCTACAAGAACTACGACCCGCGCGCCAAGATCGTCAAGGCCACGGCCCACGAGATCCTCACGAAGCTCGGCGGCAACGACGAACTCCTGGAGATCGCCCTGCGGCTCGAGGAGAAGGCGCTGAACGATGACTACTTCATCCAGCGCAAGCTTTACCCGAACGTGGACTTCTACACCGGCCTGATCTACAAGGCCATGGGCTTCCCGGAGAAGATGTTCACCGTCCTCTTCGCGATTGGCCGCCTTCCGGGCTGGATCGCACAGTGGCGCGAAATGATCAGCGACCCCAACACCAAAATCGGCCGCCCGCGCCAGCTTTACATCGGCGAGCCGGAGCGAAACTACCCTTCGGTGTAG
- the dapC gene encoding succinyldiaminopimelate transaminase — MTSALRSFGLSLPDYPWEALAPYLARAAEHPGGAANLSIGTPVDATPEVVQEALRAAANAPGYPTVHGTAGLREAVAAWFDRRRGVPGLDPRDIMPTVGSKELVAWLPFLLGLKPGDVVVRPTVAYPTYDIGATFAGAEHIAADDLDELDAATRARVRLVWVNSPANPTGSVRNAESLRRIVRQARELGAVVASDECYAELGWGEWDVQRGGTPVPSILDPHVAEGSHEGLLAVYSLSKQSNLAGYRAAFVAGDPAIMANLVNSRKHAGMIVPYPVQEAMRVALGDDAHVQAQKDLYRGRRERIVPALERFGLTIHESRAGLYLWATAGEATWDTVGRLADRGIVVGPGVFYGDAGNGFIRVALTASDERIDAAASRLAAGP, encoded by the coding sequence GTGACATCTGCGCTGCGCAGCTTCGGCCTCAGCCTGCCCGACTACCCGTGGGAAGCCCTGGCGCCGTACCTCGCCAGGGCCGCCGAGCACCCCGGGGGAGCCGCGAACCTGTCCATCGGGACACCGGTGGACGCCACCCCCGAGGTGGTGCAGGAAGCCCTGCGCGCTGCAGCCAACGCCCCCGGCTACCCCACGGTCCACGGCACCGCCGGGCTCCGCGAAGCGGTCGCGGCGTGGTTTGACCGCCGCCGCGGCGTTCCCGGCCTGGATCCGCGGGACATTATGCCCACGGTGGGCTCCAAGGAACTCGTGGCCTGGCTCCCGTTCCTGCTCGGGCTCAAGCCGGGGGACGTTGTCGTCCGCCCCACGGTCGCGTACCCCACGTACGACATCGGCGCCACGTTCGCCGGGGCGGAGCACATCGCCGCGGACGACCTGGACGAGCTCGACGCCGCCACCCGGGCGCGGGTGCGCCTGGTCTGGGTCAACTCGCCGGCCAACCCGACGGGCAGCGTCCGGAACGCCGAGTCGCTGCGCCGGATTGTCCGGCAGGCCCGGGAGCTTGGCGCCGTGGTGGCCTCGGACGAGTGCTACGCCGAACTCGGCTGGGGCGAATGGGACGTCCAGCGCGGCGGGACGCCGGTGCCCAGCATCCTGGACCCGCATGTCGCGGAGGGCTCCCATGAGGGCCTCCTGGCGGTGTACTCGCTGAGCAAGCAGTCCAACCTGGCCGGCTACCGCGCCGCCTTCGTGGCCGGCGACCCCGCCATCATGGCGAACCTCGTCAACAGCCGCAAGCACGCGGGCATGATCGTCCCGTACCCCGTGCAGGAAGCCATGCGGGTGGCCCTCGGCGACGACGCCCACGTCCAGGCCCAGAAGGACCTCTACCGCGGCCGCCGGGAACGGATCGTGCCCGCGCTGGAGCGCTTCGGGCTGACCATCCACGAATCCCGGGCCGGACTCTACCTCTGGGCCACCGCCGGCGAAGCGACCTGGGATACGGTCGGCCGGCTCGCGGACCGCGGAATCGTCGTCGGCCCGGGTGTGTTCTACGGCGACGCCGGCAACGGATTCATCCGCGTCGCACTGACGGCCAGCGATGAGCGGATCGACGCCGCGGCCTCCCGACTAGCCGCAGGGCCGTAA
- the fdxA gene encoding ferredoxin, with translation MTYVIAQPCVDVKDKACIEECPVDCIYEGERSLYIHPDECVDCGACEPVCPVEAIYYEDDTPEEWADYYKANVEFFDVLGSPGGAAKIGNTHTDHPMIAALPPQNQEG, from the coding sequence GTGACGTACGTAATCGCGCAGCCGTGTGTAGATGTCAAAGACAAGGCATGTATTGAAGAGTGCCCCGTCGATTGCATCTATGAGGGTGAGCGTTCCCTGTACATCCATCCCGACGAGTGCGTGGACTGCGGCGCGTGCGAGCCGGTCTGCCCCGTCGAAGCCATCTACTACGAGGACGACACCCCCGAGGAATGGGCCGACTACTACAAGGCCAACGTTGAATTCTTCGACGTCCTGGGGTCCCCGGGCGGAGCCGCAAAGATCGGCAACACCCACACGGACCACCCGATGATCGCGGCCCTTCCGCCGCAGAACCAAGAAGGCTAA
- a CDS encoding type IV toxin-antitoxin system AbiEi family antitoxin domain-containing protein, with protein MVNITEVLSTYDGVARAKHLAAAGVSDFQLKSALARGAVTRVARGVYAVPDANAQLIAIRSLPAEPACVTAAQLRGLWVLEPPPQPHVAVPHSRHYPGFVCHRSAAPPTLLDTVVQSLRCLPELDGLVIAESAVVGKGVTLAELRQRLAGRNDLRERRSVSRIVPQSQSVIECVARYWLRRAGFHVESQVHIPGMGHIDLMVDGRLGIETDGAAFHMDRTSFEEDRRRWNVTTRLGIPTLVVSYPLLLNRPDEFIAMVRDALSRLSAAA; from the coding sequence ATGGTCAATATCACCGAAGTGCTTTCAACCTACGACGGCGTCGCGCGCGCCAAACACCTCGCTGCCGCGGGCGTCTCGGACTTCCAGCTCAAATCGGCGCTGGCAAGAGGCGCAGTCACGAGGGTGGCACGTGGCGTTTACGCAGTCCCGGACGCTAATGCCCAGCTCATCGCCATCCGCTCACTTCCGGCCGAACCCGCCTGCGTCACGGCAGCCCAGTTGCGGGGCCTTTGGGTTCTTGAGCCGCCCCCGCAGCCTCATGTCGCGGTCCCTCACAGCCGGCACTATCCGGGATTTGTGTGCCACCGGTCCGCCGCACCGCCGACCCTGTTGGACACCGTCGTGCAAAGCCTTCGATGCCTGCCGGAACTCGACGGCCTCGTCATTGCCGAGTCAGCTGTCGTCGGCAAAGGAGTAACCCTTGCCGAGCTGCGGCAACGGCTGGCCGGCCGCAACGACCTACGGGAGCGCCGATCGGTGAGCAGGATCGTCCCCCAATCGCAGTCCGTCATCGAGTGTGTGGCCCGGTACTGGCTCCGGAGGGCCGGGTTTCATGTGGAGTCCCAGGTCCACATCCCCGGAATGGGCCACATCGATCTTATGGTCGACGGCAGGCTCGGTATCGAGACCGACGGGGCGGCCTTCCATATGGACCGGACAAGCTTCGAGGAGGACCGGCGCCGGTGGAACGTCACCACCCGGCTCGGCATCCCGACCCTTGTTGTCAGCTACCCGCTCCTCCTGAACCGGCCAGACGAATTCATCGCCATGGTCCGCGACGCATTGAGTAGGCTCTCTGCTGCCGCCTGA
- the typA gene encoding translational GTPase TypA, translating to MSETTTNTAVATASRSDLRNVAIVAHVDHGKTTLVDAMLKQTNSFAEHNHLEDRVMDSGDLEREKGITILAKNTTVAYNGPSSKGETITINVIDTPGHADFGGEVERGLSMVDGVVLLVDASEGPLPQTRFVLRKALAAHLPVILLVNKTDRPDARIEEVVHESMDLLLGLASDLADEVPDLDLDKILNVPVVYAAAKVGRASLEQPADGSAPENEDLEPLFQAIIEHIPAPTYNPNGVLQAHVTNLDASPFLGRLALLRIYNGTLRKGQTVAWARANGELKNVKITELLATKALDRVPTDSAGPGEIVAVAGIEEITIGETLTDAENPQPLPLITVDDPAISMTIGINTSPLAGKVKGAKVTARQVKDRLDKELIGNVSIKVLPTERPDAWEVQGRGELALAILVEQMRREGFELTVGKPQVVTRTVEGKIHEPMEHMTIDVPEEYLGAVTQLMAARKGRMTNMANHGTGWCRMEFIVPARGLIGFRTKFLTDTRGAGIAASISEGYEPWAGPIEYRTNGSMIADRAGVVTPFAMINLQERGSFFVKPTSEVYEGMIVGENSRADDMDVNITKEKKLTNMRAASSDTFENLTPPRDLTLEESLEFAREDECVEVTPDSIRIRKVILDTNERAKANRARAKV from the coding sequence ATGTCTGAAACCACCACCAACACCGCGGTAGCCACTGCATCGCGCAGTGACCTGCGCAACGTCGCGATCGTGGCCCACGTTGACCACGGCAAGACCACGCTGGTCGACGCCATGCTCAAGCAGACCAACTCCTTTGCCGAGCACAACCACCTCGAAGACCGTGTCATGGACTCCGGTGACCTCGAGCGTGAAAAGGGCATCACGATCCTGGCCAAGAACACCACCGTGGCCTACAACGGACCGTCCTCCAAGGGCGAGACCATCACCATCAACGTCATCGACACCCCCGGCCACGCCGACTTCGGCGGCGAGGTCGAGCGCGGCCTGTCCATGGTCGACGGCGTTGTCCTCCTCGTCGACGCCTCTGAGGGCCCGCTGCCCCAGACCCGCTTCGTCCTCCGCAAGGCCCTCGCCGCCCACCTGCCGGTGATCCTGCTGGTCAACAAGACCGACCGCCCCGATGCGCGGATCGAAGAAGTTGTACACGAGTCCATGGACCTGCTCCTGGGCCTGGCCTCCGACCTCGCCGACGAAGTTCCGGACCTCGACCTGGACAAGATCCTCAACGTCCCCGTCGTCTACGCCGCCGCCAAGGTTGGCCGCGCTTCCCTCGAGCAGCCCGCCGACGGCTCCGCTCCTGAGAACGAGGACCTGGAGCCGCTGTTCCAGGCCATCATCGAGCACATCCCGGCGCCGACCTACAACCCGAACGGTGTCCTGCAGGCGCACGTCACCAACCTTGACGCCTCCCCGTTCCTCGGCCGCCTCGCCCTGCTGCGTATCTACAACGGCACCCTGCGCAAGGGCCAGACCGTTGCCTGGGCCCGCGCCAACGGTGAGCTCAAGAACGTCAAGATCACCGAACTCCTCGCCACGAAGGCACTTGACCGCGTCCCGACCGATTCCGCCGGCCCCGGCGAGATCGTCGCCGTCGCCGGCATCGAGGAAATCACCATCGGTGAGACCCTGACCGACGCCGAGAACCCGCAGCCGCTGCCGCTGATCACCGTTGACGACCCGGCCATCTCGATGACCATCGGTATCAACACCTCCCCGCTGGCCGGCAAGGTCAAGGGCGCCAAGGTCACGGCCCGCCAGGTCAAGGACCGCCTGGACAAGGAACTGATCGGTAACGTCTCCATCAAGGTGCTCCCCACCGAGCGCCCCGACGCCTGGGAAGTCCAGGGACGTGGCGAGCTCGCGCTGGCCATCCTCGTCGAACAGATGCGCCGCGAAGGCTTCGAGCTGACCGTCGGCAAGCCGCAGGTTGTCACCCGGACCGTTGAGGGCAAGATCCACGAGCCGATGGAACACATGACCATCGACGTGCCGGAAGAGTACCTTGGCGCCGTCACGCAGCTCATGGCCGCACGCAAGGGCCGCATGACCAACATGGCCAACCACGGCACCGGCTGGTGCCGCATGGAGTTCATCGTTCCGGCCCGTGGCCTGATCGGTTTCCGCACCAAGTTCCTCACGGACACCCGCGGCGCGGGCATCGCGGCCTCGATCTCCGAGGGCTACGAGCCGTGGGCCGGCCCGATCGAGTACCGCACCAACGGTTCCATGATCGCTGACCGCGCCGGTGTTGTGACGCCGTTCGCCATGATCAACCTGCAGGAGCGCGGTTCCTTCTTCGTGAAGCCGACCTCCGAGGTGTACGAGGGCATGATCGTCGGCGAGAACTCCCGCGCCGACGACATGGACGTCAACATCACCAAGGAAAAGAAGCTCACCAACATGCGTGCGGCTTCCTCCGACACCTTCGAGAACCTGACGCCCCCGCGCGACCTGACCCTCGAAGAGTCCCTCGAATTCGCCCGCGAAGACGAGTGCGTTGAAGTTACCCCGGACTCCATCCGTATCCGCAAGGTCATCCTGGACACGAACGAGCGTGCCAAGGCCAACCGCGCCCGCGCGAAGGTCTAG
- a CDS encoding SGNH/GDSL hydrolase family protein: MRNASALYRLVAPMIAVGILVGGCGQTPSPRTAGTAATADAGATGLYGGTAPVPAGAPGEPMAAGSNGNTRLPQPTAPGTMPAGTVYRNPANGRNEVVVEDIARTAVLIGDSQSEPTNSWPRTALASLGYAVHFCGRGGTGFVASNGKTGNYIDALQRGDWLLPYGSPPLVVIEGGGNDASRGASDQQISANAERLIASVRQRYPEAQLAMVGTLARGTANGGGRRTEVDALLGTVAARHSIPFVGVGDWLTRYSLTQSMTDGVHMSPEGHAALGVLLARRLDDLGLRFPGSGPAKTAPTR, translated from the coding sequence ATGCGCAACGCCTCGGCCCTGTACCGCTTGGTCGCACCGATGATCGCCGTAGGCATCCTTGTGGGCGGCTGCGGACAGACCCCCTCCCCCCGAACCGCCGGAACCGCCGCAACCGCCGACGCCGGCGCGACCGGCCTCTACGGCGGGACCGCTCCCGTGCCCGCTGGGGCCCCCGGCGAGCCGATGGCGGCCGGCTCGAACGGCAACACCAGGCTCCCCCAGCCGACCGCCCCGGGCACCATGCCGGCGGGCACCGTCTACCGGAACCCCGCCAATGGCCGCAACGAAGTGGTCGTGGAGGACATTGCCCGGACGGCCGTGCTGATCGGCGATTCCCAGTCCGAGCCCACCAATTCCTGGCCCCGCACAGCCTTGGCGAGCCTGGGCTACGCAGTCCACTTCTGCGGACGCGGCGGAACCGGCTTCGTCGCGTCCAACGGCAAGACCGGCAATTACATCGACGCCCTGCAACGCGGCGATTGGCTGCTCCCCTACGGCTCGCCGCCCCTCGTGGTCATCGAGGGCGGCGGCAACGACGCCTCCCGCGGCGCATCCGACCAGCAGATTTCCGCCAACGCCGAGCGCCTGATTGCCAGCGTGCGGCAGCGCTACCCCGAGGCGCAGCTGGCCATGGTCGGAACCCTGGCCCGCGGCACGGCCAACGGCGGGGGGCGACGCACCGAGGTGGACGCGCTGCTGGGCACTGTCGCGGCCCGGCATTCGATTCCCTTTGTGGGCGTCGGTGACTGGCTGACGCGCTACAGCCTCACCCAGTCGATGACCGACGGCGTCCACATGAGCCCCGAGGGGCACGCGGCACTGGGCGTCCTGCTGGCCCGCCGGTTGGACGACCTCGGTTTACGTTTCCCCGGTTCCGGCCCGGCGAAGACCGCACCAACCCGCTAG
- a CDS encoding ABC transporter ATP-binding protein, giving the protein MTTSDVTIQEAGTPADRPLLEIRDLAISFKTGSGEVQAVRNAHLTIMPGETVAIVGESGSGKSTTALAAIGLLPGNGRVAGGQILLDGEDISHASEKRMIELRGNIIGMVPQDPMSNLNPVWKIGDQVRETLKANGRPSGPDDVAKVLAQAGLPDAARRAKQYPHEFSGGMRQRALIAIGLSCQPRLLIADEPTSALDVTVQRQILDHLEKMTSELGTSVLLITHDLGLAAERADKVVVMYRGNVVEAGPSLELLQNPQHPYTQRLVASAPSLASRRIQVAKELGVSTDEVLAPSESVAVEPAMTEDVLQIQNLSKVFKLRSGFGKSTDFTAVDDVSFNVKRGTTTAIVGESGSGKSTVAQMVLNLLEPTSGKIIFDGVDTSALNTKEIFAFRRRVQPIFQDPYGSLDPMYNIYRTIEEPLRVHKIGDKVSREKKVRELLDQVSLPQSTMQRYPNELSGGQRQRVAIARALALDPEVIICDEAVSALDVLVQAQVLNLLAELQSRLGLTYLFITHDLAVVRQIADHVCVMEKGKLVETGSTDDVFEAPQRDYTKALLHAIPGARLMLPPEVA; this is encoded by the coding sequence ATGACAACTTCCGACGTCACGATTCAAGAGGCCGGAACCCCGGCCGACCGGCCCCTGCTGGAAATCCGCGATCTCGCGATCTCCTTCAAGACCGGCAGCGGCGAGGTCCAGGCCGTGCGCAACGCACACCTGACCATCATGCCCGGCGAGACGGTCGCCATTGTGGGCGAGTCCGGGTCCGGCAAGTCGACGACGGCGCTGGCCGCGATCGGCCTGCTGCCCGGCAACGGCCGGGTGGCCGGCGGGCAGATCCTGCTCGACGGTGAAGACATTTCGCACGCTTCCGAGAAGCGCATGATCGAACTTCGCGGCAACATCATCGGCATGGTCCCGCAGGACCCGATGTCCAACCTGAACCCGGTGTGGAAGATCGGCGACCAGGTCAGGGAGACGCTGAAGGCCAACGGCCGCCCCAGCGGCCCGGACGACGTCGCCAAGGTCCTGGCCCAGGCCGGACTGCCGGACGCCGCCCGGCGGGCCAAGCAGTACCCGCACGAGTTCTCCGGCGGCATGCGCCAGCGCGCGCTGATCGCCATCGGCCTGTCCTGCCAGCCGCGCCTGCTCATCGCCGATGAGCCGACGTCGGCCCTGGATGTCACCGTGCAGCGCCAGATCCTGGACCACCTCGAAAAGATGACCTCGGAACTGGGCACCTCCGTGCTGCTCATCACCCACGACCTCGGCCTCGCTGCCGAGCGTGCCGACAAGGTCGTGGTCATGTACCGCGGCAACGTTGTCGAGGCCGGTCCGTCCCTGGAGCTGCTGCAGAACCCGCAGCACCCCTACACGCAGCGGCTGGTGGCCTCGGCGCCGTCGCTGGCGTCACGCCGCATCCAGGTGGCCAAGGAGCTCGGCGTCTCGACGGACGAGGTGCTGGCCCCCAGCGAGTCCGTTGCGGTGGAACCTGCCATGACTGAAGACGTGCTGCAGATCCAGAATCTGAGCAAGGTCTTCAAGCTGCGCTCCGGGTTCGGCAAGTCGACCGACTTCACCGCCGTCGACGACGTGTCCTTCAACGTCAAGCGCGGAACGACGACGGCGATCGTGGGCGAGTCGGGATCCGGCAAGTCCACCGTGGCGCAGATGGTGCTGAACCTGCTGGAGCCGACCTCCGGCAAGATCATCTTCGACGGCGTGGACACCTCCGCGCTGAACACCAAGGAGATCTTCGCGTTCCGACGCCGGGTGCAGCCGATCTTCCAGGACCCCTACGGTTCCCTCGACCCGATGTACAACATCTACCGGACCATCGAGGAACCCCTGCGGGTCCACAAGATCGGGGACAAGGTCAGCCGGGAAAAGAAGGTCCGCGAACTGCTGGACCAGGTGTCCCTGCCGCAGTCCACCATGCAGCGGTACCCGAACGAGCTCTCGGGTGGCCAGCGCCAGCGCGTCGCGATCGCACGTGCCCTGGCACTGGATCCCGAAGTGATCATCTGTGACGAGGCCGTGTCCGCCCTCGACGTCCTGGTGCAGGCGCAGGTGCTGAACCTGCTGGCGGAACTGCAGTCCCGGCTGGGCCTGACCTACCTGTTCATCACCCACGACCTCGCGGTGGTGCGGCAGATCGCCGACCACGTGTGTGTCATGGAGAAGGGCAAGCTGGTCGAGACGGGTTCGACTGACGACGTCTTTGAGGCGCCGCAGCGGGATTACACCAAGGCGCTGCTCCACGCGATCCCGGGTGCACGCCTGATGCTGCCTCCGGAAGTTGCCTGA